From the Syntrophales bacterium genome, the window CATGCTTTTAAAGAAAAAATTCACACTTTCCTTTGAGGTTTTCCCACCTGTTAGAGAGGGAGATATTAAAAGCCTGTTTTCAACAATTCGGGAACTGGAAGAATTAAACCCCGACTTCATTTCAGTTACTTATGGTGCCGGCGGAAGTACACGAGACAAATCAATAGAGATTGCATCTAAAGTCAAAAACGAGGTTAATAGAGAAGTCCTGGCACATCTAACCTGTGTGCAATCTTCAATGGATGATATTTCCAGAATCCTCGACGAATTCAAAAAGGAGAACATGAAAAACATCCTTGCACTGAGGGGTGATCTACCAGAAGGTGAAACTGAATTTATCAGAACAGAAGGAGGATTCAGTTATGCCAATGAACTGGTTGAGTTTGTTAAAGCAAGCGATGATTTCTCAATAGGTGTTGCCGGTTATCCCGAAGGTCATATTGAAGCTCCAAGTTTTGAAGTTGATTTGGGC encodes:
- the metF gene encoding methylenetetrahydrofolate reductase [NAD(P)H]; this translates as MKIKDMLLKKKFTLSFEVFPPVREGDIKSLFSTIRELEELNPDFISVTYGAGGSTRDKSIEIASKVKNEVNREVLAHLTCVQSSMDDISRILDEFKKENMKNILALRGDLPEGETEFIRTEGGFSYANELVEFVKASDDFSIGVAGYPEGHIEAPSFEVDLGNLKRKVDAGADFIITQLFFNNEDFYRFRDKALEIGISVPIIPGIFPILNYKQACRIASLCGAKIPSKLNRKIYRLKENPEEIEKYGIEYAIIQTENLIKNDVRGLHIYSMNKSHPAKQILAELSYPR